The Thermoflavifilum sp. genome contains a region encoding:
- the ruvA gene encoding Holliday junction branch migration protein RuvA, whose translation MFAYLTGKITYRSPAVVHLDVQGVGYEIQISLNTFSQIANMETCRLFTYLHIQEDAHTLYGFYEQAEKEIFCMLIGVSGVGAATARMILSRLTPEEIHRAILSEDEQVLSSVKGIGPKTAKRLILELKDKMLQMSSLKTTATTDAMALLSHNSLARDALNALIALGIAKQTAEAAVSKALKEATPQSLEDLIKRSLKYA comes from the coding sequence ATGTTTGCATACCTCACCGGCAAAATCACGTACCGTTCGCCCGCCGTGGTTCATCTCGATGTACAGGGAGTAGGTTATGAAATTCAAATTAGCCTGAATACGTTTTCCCAAATCGCCAACATGGAAACCTGTCGCCTGTTTACTTATCTGCATATCCAGGAAGACGCGCATACCCTGTATGGATTTTATGAACAGGCTGAAAAAGAAATATTCTGCATGCTGATTGGTGTGTCGGGCGTTGGAGCCGCTACTGCCCGGATGATTCTTTCCCGCCTGACACCGGAAGAAATCCACCGCGCTATTTTATCGGAAGATGAACAGGTTTTATCGAGTGTAAAGGGAATCGGACCCAAAACGGCCAAACGCCTGATCCTGGAATTGAAAGACAAAATGCTTCAGATGAGTTCATTGAAAACTACAGCGACAACCGATGCAATGGCATTGCTTTCACACAATAGCCTTGCGCGTGATGCGTTAAATGCTTTGATCGCTCTTGGCATAGCCAAACAAACGGCCGAGGCGGCGGTGAGTAAAGCCTTAAAAGAAGCTACACCACAAAGCCTGGAAGATTTGATCAAGCGTTCCCTGAAATATGCATAA
- the sprA gene encoding cell surface protein SprA produces MKIHNPIFFFTSFTLLWLIAGYPASATPAGIPHTPVRLPMPYMGMARTDTLPTDTLPPWSQLQDSRMPGLPDAIQPTLDLKDPANIQKAVEYDPFTRQYVLIEKIGDQYYRFPATLSFDEFYRLESQNQENHYWLQHSLLLDQLNRSDSLPTLYRGSKLFNRIFGGTQANIRPQGNIDLTFGYQGQNYQNLTLPERARKTGGFDFNMNINMNVVGQIGSKLKITTNYNTQSVYDFEKQVRLEYTGDDDQIIRKIEAGNVSFPLRSSLITGVQSLFGIKTQLQFGRLSVTTILSNQRSQKQSITIQNGSQTRTFAIQADQYLENQHFLLAQYFHDHFAEGMADLPIVKSQVYITRIEVWVTNKSGATTNAREVVGLMDLGEPQPYNPNIHSLTSLPLPQNDANDEYASIANNPAARNSTTVVATLQAMGLQPVQDFEKTYARKLDSTEYTVNRQLGYISLNRPLQPDEVLAVAFQYTYNGKVYQVGEFSQDVPPDPNTTNPKILFLKLLKATSAQPRLPIWQLMMKNIYSIGDYQISKDNFVLNIYYQDPGGGEKRYLPDAQGTYQGAPLLSILNLDRLNNQNDPQPDGQFDFLPGYTINPQKGWIIFPELEPFGKDLLKAFPNDPSVASKYLYQQLYDSTKTIAEQFPQYNRYVMRGTYQSSSSSDIFLGAFNIPPGSVTVTAGGQILTENVDYTIDYSLGRLKIINQAILNSGVPINVQFENNTLYGQQSRNYVGARFDYYVNDKLTLGSTIVHMGERPYFTNVSYGEDPISNTIVGLDANYRSELPGLTHWLDRLPNYATTTPSYINATGEVARLFPGHSKLINYNGQGTVFIDDFEGAVSGYDLKFPYNSWALASTPVDATDSSGRILFPEATLTDSLPYGYNRAKIAWYTIEQSLVDGGPGTPAYLKENKDLLSDLYIRPVFQKEVFPNRTTDFGQSYINTFDLAYFPTERGPYNYVTSPSQLTADGHLLNPASRWGGIMRALDITDFEAANIAYIEFWVLDPFLNNPGSSGGDLYIDLGDVSEDIQKDGKMFFENGLPYPPDLSKVDSSVWGYVPRYPVQITNAFDNDPASRPYQDVGYDGLSDDQERRYFQAYLNQLLANFGPNSAVYQHALKDPSNDDYHYYRGADYDAARLSVVDRYKDFNNPDGNSPISSGNSLYSTAATNYPETEDLNHDNTLNETEQYYQYRIHLTPHMQVGQNFIVDKQVSTVQLYNGKQATETWYEFRIPIRQYDHKVGNISDFRSIRFMRMFLTGFTDSVILRFATLQLVRDQWRQYNYSLQYPNVPIDTLNSATQFTISAVNIEENASRYPIPYVSPPGVQRQQLISTNNVNLLSNEQSLSLKVLNLQDGDARAVFKDLGGMDMRRYKTLRMFVHAEAADNPNGLHNGDVQLIIRLGSDFVSNYYEYRIPLQVTPWGSTSPLTIWPDSNDVALDLASLTRLKQQRNQVGAPVNAPFTATDSYGRVMAVVGNPNLGQVTEAMIGILNPKKDSLNSSDDGLPKSVEVWCDEMRLSDLDEHGGYAAVGRVDLQLADLGTLSVSGSMHTAGFGSVDQSVNERFIDNYHQFNAATSLQLGKLLPQSWGLVLPVYAGYSEEVSNPEYDPYDLDIKLKDKLKTAPTRAARDSILAQAQTFTSIKTINFTNVRIMRPNHQVRFPWDIQNFDVSYSFNQTLNHNPLIQGDLLNRHRFGLGYTYNGQERFFTPFHTVLRGKSRYLSWLRDFNFNPIPALIGFRADINRQYEVIRIRNIGGDPYGIPPIYNKYFTFDRYYNLQWDLTHSLNLNFNAVNNARIDEPAGALDTKAKQDTVWQNFLRLGRTTQYVHTATLSYNLPFNKFPILDWINARAGYSAAYQWVAASRLAMSYGNNISNSMQRQLNMEMDFDRLYNKWKFLRNINQPPPPSRDTGTNPGPSPLIKALLKPLMMVKRIAINYNETGATSLPGYLDSTKILGQNLNPLVPGLPFAFGYQPDSNWLNRFAARGLLSRDTTFNIQYQQNFTQQLNVQASLEPYRDLRIDLSMTQSFSKTHTELFKDTSSNTPFVHLNPYDAGGFQISFIALKTLFAPINNVTGLSQTFLKFEQYRSIISQRLGKLNPYTNGRPDPQDPGYTLGYGRYAQDVLIPAFLAAYTGKDPNSIGLLKTGNASIRSNPFSRYFPRPNWQLSYTGLSRLPFLKNIFSNVIITHAYSGILSMNSFTSNLFYEDPLHIGYPGFIDTVSGNYIPYFAVPNITIQEQLAPLIGVDMTFTNGVNVNIQWKKSRTLSLSLIDYQLTEMRSSEVDFSSSFRIRKFSIPGLVDKNGEKITNDLNFRIDLAFRNDKTANNLLDANQVIPTSGQQVIRISPSIDYVVNNRLNLHFFYDRQQTIPVISTAYPITNTQAGLTLRFILQ; encoded by the coding sequence ATGAAGATTCATAACCCCATATTTTTTTTTACCTCATTCACCCTCCTGTGGCTGATTGCCGGATATCCTGCTTCGGCCACGCCTGCAGGCATACCGCATACCCCCGTGAGATTGCCCATGCCTTACATGGGTATGGCCCGAACCGATACCCTGCCTACGGATACACTTCCTCCCTGGAGCCAGCTGCAGGACAGCCGTATGCCAGGCCTGCCCGATGCCATACAGCCCACCCTCGACCTGAAGGATCCTGCTAATATTCAGAAAGCGGTAGAATATGATCCTTTTACCCGACAGTACGTGTTGATTGAAAAAATTGGCGATCAATATTATCGCTTCCCGGCTACATTGAGTTTTGACGAGTTTTACCGATTGGAAAGCCAGAACCAGGAAAATCATTACTGGCTGCAACATTCCCTGCTGCTGGATCAGCTGAACCGGAGCGATAGTTTGCCCACACTGTACCGCGGATCAAAATTATTTAACCGCATCTTCGGAGGCACCCAGGCCAATATTCGCCCACAGGGAAATATCGACCTCACCTTCGGTTACCAGGGTCAGAACTATCAAAACCTTACCCTGCCCGAGCGAGCCCGTAAGACCGGCGGATTTGATTTCAACATGAATATTAACATGAATGTCGTGGGGCAAATTGGCAGCAAGTTGAAAATCACCACCAACTACAACACCCAGTCGGTATACGATTTTGAGAAACAGGTGCGGCTCGAATATACCGGCGACGACGATCAGATCATCCGTAAAATAGAAGCCGGCAACGTGAGCTTCCCATTGCGTAGCTCACTGATCACCGGCGTTCAATCGCTCTTCGGCATCAAAACCCAATTGCAGTTCGGTCGCCTTTCCGTTACCACCATCCTTTCCAACCAGCGCTCTCAAAAACAAAGCATCACCATTCAAAACGGCTCTCAAACACGCACATTTGCCATTCAGGCCGATCAGTATCTGGAAAACCAGCACTTCCTGCTGGCCCAATATTTCCACGACCATTTCGCAGAAGGCATGGCCGATCTGCCAATCGTAAAATCGCAGGTCTATATCACCCGCATCGAAGTGTGGGTAACCAATAAATCGGGCGCCACAACCAACGCCCGCGAAGTGGTGGGCTTGATGGACTTAGGCGAGCCTCAGCCTTACAACCCCAATATTCATTCTCTGACCAGCCTGCCGTTACCACAAAACGACGCCAACGATGAATATGCCAGTATCGCCAACAATCCTGCCGCCCGCAACTCCACGACGGTGGTGGCTACCCTTCAGGCAATGGGATTGCAACCCGTGCAGGATTTCGAAAAAACCTATGCCCGCAAGCTCGACTCCACGGAATATACCGTCAACCGGCAGTTAGGCTATATTTCCCTGAACCGTCCTCTGCAACCCGATGAGGTGCTGGCCGTAGCTTTTCAATACACCTACAACGGCAAGGTGTATCAGGTGGGCGAATTCTCGCAGGATGTACCTCCCGACCCCAATACTACCAACCCTAAGATCCTGTTCCTGAAACTATTGAAAGCTACTTCCGCCCAACCCCGCCTGCCCATCTGGCAGCTGATGATGAAAAACATTTATTCCATCGGCGATTACCAGATCAGCAAGGATAATTTCGTACTGAATATCTACTATCAGGATCCGGGAGGGGGTGAAAAACGCTATCTGCCCGACGCGCAGGGCACTTATCAGGGAGCACCCCTGCTAAGCATTCTGAACTTAGACCGGCTTAATAATCAGAACGACCCACAACCGGACGGACAGTTTGACTTCCTACCGGGCTACACCATCAACCCGCAAAAAGGCTGGATCATTTTCCCGGAACTTGAACCTTTCGGAAAAGACCTGCTGAAAGCTTTTCCCAACGATCCATCGGTAGCCAGCAAATATCTTTACCAGCAACTCTATGATTCCACCAAAACCATAGCCGAACAGTTTCCCCAGTATAATCGATATGTGATGCGGGGCACCTACCAGAGCAGTTCTTCATCCGATATCTTCCTTGGTGCATTCAATATTCCGCCAGGCTCGGTGACCGTGACTGCAGGCGGACAGATTCTTACGGAAAACGTAGATTACACGATCGATTATTCACTCGGCCGCCTGAAAATCATCAACCAGGCTATCCTGAACTCGGGCGTGCCCATCAATGTACAGTTTGAAAACAATACGCTTTACGGCCAACAATCGCGTAATTATGTGGGCGCTCGATTCGATTATTATGTGAACGATAAGCTCACGCTGGGCTCAACCATCGTACACATGGGCGAACGACCTTATTTCACCAACGTGAGCTATGGCGAAGATCCCATCAGCAACACCATTGTCGGACTCGACGCGAATTACCGCTCGGAATTACCCGGCCTCACCCACTGGCTCGACCGCCTACCCAACTATGCCACCACCACGCCGTCTTACATCAATGCCACCGGCGAGGTAGCCCGACTTTTCCCCGGCCACTCCAAACTCATTAACTACAACGGGCAGGGCACCGTATTCATCGACGATTTTGAAGGAGCCGTATCGGGCTATGATCTGAAATTCCCTTACAACAGCTGGGCACTGGCTTCTACACCGGTAGATGCTACCGATTCCAGCGGTCGTATACTGTTTCCCGAAGCCACGCTTACTGACTCGCTGCCTTACGGATATAACCGCGCCAAGATAGCCTGGTACACCATCGAACAATCGCTTGTCGACGGCGGCCCGGGCACACCCGCCTACCTCAAGGAAAATAAAGACCTGCTATCGGATCTGTATATCCGACCCGTGTTCCAGAAAGAAGTGTTCCCAAACCGCACTACCGACTTCGGTCAGAGCTATATCAACACGTTCGACCTGGCTTATTTCCCCACCGAACGTGGCCCCTACAACTACGTGACCAGTCCTTCCCAGCTCACGGCCGACGGCCACCTGCTGAACCCGGCCAGCCGCTGGGGCGGCATCATGCGGGCACTGGATATCACCGACTTCGAAGCGGCCAATATTGCGTATATCGAGTTCTGGGTGCTGGATCCTTTCCTGAACAATCCCGGTAGCAGTGGGGGCGACCTGTATATCGACCTGGGCGATGTGTCGGAAGATATCCAGAAAGACGGCAAGATGTTTTTTGAAAATGGATTACCCTACCCGCCCGACCTGTCAAAAGTCGATTCATCGGTCTGGGGTTATGTCCCCCGCTATCCGGTGCAAATCACCAATGCGTTTGACAACGACCCGGCCTCGCGCCCCTATCAGGACGTGGGCTACGACGGCCTTTCGGACGATCAGGAACGACGCTATTTTCAGGCTTACCTGAATCAATTGCTGGCCAACTTCGGACCCAATTCCGCCGTGTATCAACATGCGCTGAAAGACCCATCAAACGACGATTATCATTATTACCGGGGTGCCGACTACGACGCGGCCAGGCTGAGTGTGGTGGATCGGTACAAAGATTTCAACAACCCCGACGGCAACTCACCCATCTCCTCGGGTAATAGCCTCTATAGCACAGCGGCTACCAATTACCCTGAAACCGAAGACCTGAACCACGATAATACCCTCAACGAAACCGAACAATATTACCAGTATCGCATCCACCTGACCCCCCACATGCAGGTCGGGCAGAACTTCATTGTAGATAAACAGGTGAGTACGGTGCAACTGTACAATGGTAAACAGGCTACCGAAACCTGGTATGAGTTCCGCATACCCATCCGCCAGTATGACCACAAGGTGGGGAATATCAGTGATTTTCGCTCCATTCGCTTCATGCGTATGTTTTTAACCGGATTCACCGACAGCGTTATCCTGCGCTTCGCCACGCTGCAGCTGGTGCGCGACCAATGGCGGCAGTATAATTATTCGCTGCAATATCCCAATGTACCGATCGACACGCTGAACAGTGCTACCCAGTTCACCATTTCCGCCGTCAACATTGAAGAAAACGCCAGTCGTTATCCCATCCCCTATGTATCGCCTCCCGGCGTACAGCGCCAGCAGCTCATCAGCACCAACAACGTCAACCTGCTGAGCAACGAACAATCGCTTTCGTTGAAGGTACTGAACCTCCAGGACGGCGACGCACGAGCCGTTTTCAAAGACTTGGGTGGTATGGACATGCGCCGTTATAAAACCCTTCGCATGTTTGTCCATGCCGAGGCGGCCGATAACCCCAACGGCCTGCACAATGGCGATGTACAGCTCATCATCCGCCTCGGCAGCGACTTCGTAAGCAATTACTACGAATACCGTATCCCCCTGCAGGTCACCCCCTGGGGCTCTACTTCACCGCTCACCATCTGGCCCGATTCCAACGATGTGGCCCTCGATCTGGCCAGCCTCACCCGCCTGAAACAACAACGCAACCAGGTGGGCGCCCCGGTGAACGCGCCGTTTACCGCTACCGACAGCTACGGCCGCGTAATGGCCGTGGTAGGTAACCCGAATCTGGGCCAGGTCACCGAAGCCATGATCGGTATCCTGAATCCTAAAAAAGATTCGCTGAATTCGAGCGATGACGGACTTCCGAAAAGTGTGGAGGTGTGGTGCGACGAAATGCGCCTGAGCGACTTAGACGAGCATGGCGGCTATGCTGCCGTGGGCCGGGTCGACCTCCAGCTGGCCGACCTGGGCACCCTATCCGTGTCGGGCAGCATGCATACCGCGGGCTTCGGCAGCGTTGACCAGAGCGTGAATGAACGTTTCATCGATAACTATCACCAGTTTAATGCCGCTACATCGCTGCAGCTGGGTAAGCTGCTGCCGCAAAGCTGGGGACTGGTGCTGCCCGTATATGCCGGATACTCCGAGGAGGTGAGCAACCCGGAATACGATCCCTATGACCTCGATATCAAGCTGAAAGATAAGCTCAAAACGGCACCCACCCGGGCGGCACGCGACTCCATCCTGGCTCAGGCACAAACCTTCACGTCCATCAAAACCATCAACTTCACCAATGTGCGCATCATGCGTCCCAATCACCAGGTGCGCTTCCCCTGGGATATCCAGAATTTCGACGTCAGCTATTCCTTCAACCAGACCCTCAACCACAATCCATTGATCCAGGGCGACCTGCTCAACCGCCATCGTTTCGGACTGGGATATACCTACAACGGTCAGGAACGCTTTTTTACGCCCTTCCATACAGTGCTGCGGGGCAAATCACGTTACCTGAGCTGGCTGCGCGACTTCAACTTCAATCCGATCCCCGCACTGATTGGCTTCCGTGCCGATATCAACCGCCAGTATGAAGTGATTCGTATCCGCAACATCGGCGGCGATCCATACGGCATCCCACCGATATACAACAAATATTTCACGTTCGACCGATATTATAACCTGCAATGGGACCTGACCCACTCGCTGAATTTGAATTTCAATGCCGTCAACAACGCCCGTATCGATGAACCGGCCGGCGCCCTCGACACCAAAGCCAAGCAGGATACGGTATGGCAGAATTTCCTGCGGCTGGGGCGTACCACCCAGTACGTGCATACCGCCACCCTCAGCTATAACCTTCCCTTCAACAAATTCCCGATCCTCGACTGGATCAACGCCCGGGCGGGTTACTCGGCGGCTTACCAGTGGGTGGCTGCTTCGCGACTGGCTATGAGCTATGGCAACAACATCAGCAACAGCATGCAGCGCCAGCTGAATATGGAAATGGATTTCGACAGGCTGTATAACAAATGGAAATTCCTGCGCAACATCAACCAGCCACCCCCTCCTTCGCGCGATACCGGCACAAACCCCGGCCCCTCGCCACTGATCAAAGCGCTGCTGAAACCTTTGATGATGGTGAAACGCATCGCCATTAACTACAACGAAACGGGAGCTACCAGCCTGCCCGGCTATCTGGACAGTACCAAAATCTTAGGGCAGAACCTCAATCCCCTGGTGCCGGGCCTGCCCTTTGCCTTTGGCTATCAGCCCGACTCCAACTGGCTGAACCGATTTGCCGCCCGTGGCCTGCTGAGTCGCGACACCACGTTTAACATTCAATACCAGCAAAATTTTACCCAGCAGTTGAATGTACAGGCTTCCCTGGAACCCTATCGCGACCTGCGGATAGACCTGAGCATGACCCAGTCGTTTTCCAAAACACATACGGAATTGTTTAAAGATACGTCCTCCAACACCCCGTTCGTACACCTCAATCCCTACGATGCCGGCGGCTTTCAGATTAGTTTCATCGCCCTGAAAACCCTGTTTGCCCCCATCAACAATGTCACCGGCCTCAGCCAGACCTTCCTGAAATTTGAACAATATCGATCCATCATCTCTCAGCGCCTGGGCAAGCTCAATCCTTACACCAATGGCCGGCCCGATCCGCAAGACCCCGGCTATACCCTCGGCTATGGCCGCTATGCACAGGATGTATTGATTCCGGCTTTCCTGGCGGCTTATACCGGCAAAGATCCCAACAGCATCGGCCTGCTCAAGACGGGCAATGCCAGCATCCGCTCCAACCCGTTCAGCCGCTATTTCCCGCGACCGAACTGGCAGCTGAGCTATACGGGACTGAGCCGACTGCCCTTCCTGAAAAATATATTTTCCAACGTGATTATCACCCATGCCTACTCGGGCATCCTGAGCATGAACAGCTTTACCTCCAACCTGTTTTACGAAGATCCGCTGCACATCGGCTATCCGGGCTTTATTGATACCGTGTCAGGCAACTATATCCCCTACTTTGCCGTGCCGAATATCACCATCCAGGAACAGTTGGCTCCATTGATCGGCGTGGATATGACCTTCACCAACGGCGTGAACGTGAATATTCAATGGAAGAAAAGCCGCACGCTGAGCCTGAGCCTGATTGACTATCAGCTTACCGAGATGCGTTCCAGTGAAGTGGACTTCAGCAGCAGTTTTCGCATCCGCAAGTTTTCTATTCCTGGATTGGTCGATAAAAACGGGGAAAAAATCACCAACGACCTCAACTTCCGCATTGATCTGGCTTTCCGGAACGACAAAACCGCCAACAACCTGCTCGATGCCAACCAGGTGATTCCCACCAGCGGCCAGCAGGTGATTCGTATTTCACCGTCGATCGACTACGTGGTGAATAACCGGCTCAACCTGCATTTCTTCTATGATCGCCAGCAAACCATTCCGGTGATTTCCACCGCTTATCCCATTACCAATACCCAGGCCGGCCTTACCCTGCGCTTCATCCTGCAGTAA